The genomic interval GCGCCCAAACGCGGCGAGACGCAGGGCGACGTGGAACGCCGCGTCGTCGCCCAACTGCTCAGCCTGATGGACGGGCTCGAAGAGCGCGGGCAGGTCATCGTCATCGGTGCGACCAACCGCGTCGACGCTATCGACCCCGCACTGCGCCGCGGTGGCCGCTTCGACCGCGAGATCGAGATCGGCGTCCCGGACAAGGAGGGCCGCAAGGAGATCCTGCAGGTCCACACCCGCGGGATGCCCCTCTCCGAGGAGATCGATCTGGCCGGCTACGCCGAGAACACCCACGGCTTCGTCGGTGCCGACCTCGCGTCCCTGACCAAGGAGGGCGCGATGAACGCCCTGCGTCGCATCCGGCCGGAACTCGACCTCGAATCCGACGAGATCGACGCCGAGGTGCTCGAACACTTAGAGATCACCGAGAAAGACTTCAAGGAGGCGATGAAGGGGATCGAACCCTCCGCGCTCCGGGAGGTCTTCGTCGAGGTGCCCGACACCACCTGGGAGTCCGTCGGTGGCCTGGAGGACACGAAAGAGCGCCTCCGCGAGACGATCCAGTGGCCCCTGGAGTACCCCGACGTGTTCCGGTCGATGGACCTGGAAGCGGCGAAAGGCGTCCTCCTGTACGGGCCGCCCGGCACCGGGAAGACGCTGCTGGCCAAGGCCGTCGCCAACGAGGCCCAGTCGAACTTCATCTCGGTGAAGGGGCCGGAACTGCTGAACAAGTTCGTCGGCGAGTCCGAGAAGGGCGTCCGTGAAGTGTTCAGCAAGGCCCGCGAGAACGCCCCGACGGTGGTGTTCTTCGACGAGATCGACTCGATCGCGACCGAGCGCGGGAGCGGTCAGACCGACTCCGGCGTCGGCGAGCGCGTCGTCAGCCAGTTACTGACCGAACTCGACGGGATCGAGGAGATGGAGGACGTGGTCGTCGTCGCGACCACGAACCGACCGGATCTCATCGACGACGCCCTGCTGCGGCCCGGACGGCTGGACCGCCACGTCCACGTCCCGGTGCCCGACGAAGACGCGCGGCGCGCGATCTTCGAGGTCCACACCCGAGACAAGCCTCTGGCCGACGACGTGGATCTGGACCGCCTGGCCCGGCGGACCGAGGGCTACGTCGGTGCCGACATCGAGGCCGTCGCCCGCGAGGCGTCGATGGCCGCGACCAGGGAGTTCATCCACAGCGTCGACCCCGAGGACATCGGCGACTCCGTCGGGAACGTGAAGGTCACGGCCGAACACTTCGAGGCAGCCCTCGACGAGGTCGGCCCGAGCGTCACCGAAGAGACCAAGGAACGCTACGCCGAGATCGAGAAGCGCTTCGACACCGCGGCCCCCGACATGGAAGAGGACAAGGTCGGCCGGACCTTCCAGTAGGTCCCTCCCTCGACCGGCTCTATTTCAATTCTTCTACTGCGCTGTTTTCGTACTGCACTGTTTTCCACTGCTTCCGCGTGTCCGGAACCGTTCGATAGCGACGGCCCTGGAGCGCAACGCCCTTGCCCCCACACTCCCGAGACCCGTCCATGCAGGCCACGGCACGGAACCACGTCGGGAAGCTAACGGGGCTGCTGACTGCGGTCTCGCTCGCGCTCGTGTTCGGCGCGGTCGGGGGTGTGATCCCCCAGCGACTCCTACCGCGTGCCCCGGAGACAGTCGTCGCGGCGATCCCCCACGTCAACGCGGCCATCAGTGCGCTCGCGATCGTCACGATCGTCGCCGGAATCCGTGCGATTCGTCGCGGCGACATCGACCGACACCGGCAACTGATGCTGACGACGTTCGGGCTGTTCGGGGCCTTCCTCACGCTGTACCTCTATCGCGTCGTCTTGGAGGGGCCGACCGACTTCACCGGCCCCGCGGCCGTCGAGACGTACGTCTACTTCCCGGTGCTGGGAATACACATCCTGCTCGCGATCCTCGCGATCCCGCTTGTCTACTACGTCCTCCTGCTGGCCGCCAGCTACCCCGTCGGGCAACTACGCGAGACGAACCACCCGCGTGCGGGGAAGGCGGCCGCGACGCTGTGGCTGATCTCGTTTTCCCTGGGGATCGTCGTCTACGCGATGCTGTACGTGTTCTGGTGACTACGACTCCCACTCCGCCCGGAGCAGGCCGAACCAGTGTGTGTCGCGCCACTCGCCGTCCAACCGCCAGTCCCTCCGGTGTTGCCCCTCTCGGGTGAAGCCCAGTCGTTCGAGAACCGCCACCGATCGGTCGTTGCCCCCGACCACGCGGGCCGCCCACTTCCGAAGCCCACGCTGGTCGAAGCCGTACGCGACCAGGCGGCTGGCCGCCTCCGTCGCGAACCCCTGATTCCAGGCGTCCGGGTCCAGCCAGTACGCGAGTTCGGCCGTCCCCTGCTCTGGTTCGTGGTCTGTCATGGCGACCAGGCCGACCCGGTCCGTCCGCTGCTGGACCTGCCCGGGGTCGTCGGTGTCCGCGTCGACACAGATCAGGAGGTGGACCGACTCCCCGTCGGCGAGTGTGTCCTCGTAGAACGTCTCCATCTGCTCGCCCGTCATCGGCTGTGGGTACGTTCCCCACCCCCACACCCGCTCGTCACAGAACACTGACTGCATCCAGTCGAGGTCCTCACGTTCGGGCGGCCGGAGGGCTGTCCGCTCGGTTTCGATGAAGGCAGGGCTCGGCATACAGTGGGCGGTGTAGTGGCAGCCGCTAAACGGTTTGGCTCGGTCCGGGGCGGCTCAGGGCCCGCGGGTCAGTTTTTCCCCGCTCGCGTTCGAGGGCTGCTCACGATGTTCGCGCCCCTCGCTAGTCGTCGGCAGGTGCCGCCGACCCACCGATATCCGGTCGGACGACATCCCGATCCGTCTCCTCGCCCTCGATGTCGTAGGGGTATTCCCCGGTGACACAGCCGAGACAGAGGTCCGTCTGGCTCGTCTCCAGCGTCTCGGCGATGGCGTCGATGGAGAGATAGGACAGCGAATCGGACTCGATCTCGTCGCGGATCTCCTCGACGGACTGGTCGCCGGCGATGAGTTCGTCGCGGGAGGCCATGTCGATGCCCATGTAACAGGGCGCGACGATTGGCGGCGCACCGATCCGGACGTGGACCTCCTCAGCGCCGGCGTCCCGCAGGAGGCCGATGAGCTGTGTCGAGGTGGTCCCGCGGACGATCGAGTCGTCGATGATGGTCACTTTCTTGCCCTCGATCGTCGACTTGATCGGGTTCAGTTTCAGCCGGACGGCCCGCTCGCGCTCGTCCTGGGTGGGCATGATGAACGTCCGCCCGACGTAGCGGTTCTTCATCAGGCCCTCGGCGAACTCGATGTCGGAGCCGTCGTCTTGCGCGGCCTCGGCGTAGCCAGAGGCGAACGCTCGCCCGGAGTCGGGGACCGGGAGGACCACGTCGGACTCGACGCCCGACTCCTCCCAGAGTTTCCGCCCCAGTTCCCGCCGGACTTCGTAGACCAGGCTCTCGTCGATGGTCGAGTCCGGGCGGGCGAAGTAGACGTGCTCGAAGAAGCAGTGGGCCGTGTTCTCGCGCTCGATGAGCTGGTAGGTGTCGTACCCCGTGCCGTCAGGGTGGAGGACGACCAGTTCGCCCGGGCGAACGTCCCGGACGAGTTCGCCGTCCAGCGTGTCGATGGCGGCCGACTCGGAGGTGAGGACGTAGCCGTCCTCCAGTTCACCGATACACAGCGGACGGTTCCCTTCCGGATCGCGCACGCCCAGCACCGTCTCGTCGTGCATGATCGTCAGCGAGTACGAGCCGTGGATGCGCTCCATCGTCCGCTTGACCGCGCGCACCAGGTCCTCTTCAAGGAGGTTCCGTGCGAGGTCGTGGGCGATGACTTCGGTGTCGCCGTCGGAGGTGAACGCGTGGCCCAGATCGGCCAGTTCGTCGCCGATCTCGTCGGCGTTGACGAGGTTGCCGTTGTGCGAGAGGCCCAGCGACCCCGACTTGAACGACACCGAGAACGGCTGTGCACAGCAGGCGTTGACGCTGCCCGCCGTCGGGTACCTGACGTGGCCGATCCCGTTCGAGCCGTTCAGTGATTCGAGGTCACCGGGGCCGAAGGCGTCGCCGACGAGACCCATCTCGACGTGGCTGTGTTGCTGGAAGCCGTCGTGGGTGACGATGCCGGCCGATTCCTGGCCGCGATGCTGGAGGGCATAGAGGGAGTAGTAGAGGGGACGGGCGGCGTTTCGATCCCGAAGCGAGATGCCGACAACGCCGCACTTCTCGTGCATGGATTGTGGGCCTTATTCGCCAGCTTTC from Haloarcula pelagica carries:
- a CDS encoding CDC48 family AAA ATPase; the encoded protein is MKLTVKPLKQKDAGRGLAAIDRAAMAEMELENGDYIVLSGQQNNRAVARVWPGYPEDEGNGIVRIDGQLRQEAGVGIDDGVTVEKADVQPATSVTVALPQNLRVRGNVAPMIRNNLSGQAVTQGQTVPVSFGLGPLSSMSGQKIPLKIAETEPAGTVVVTDSTEIQVSEKPAEQIRGAEGEAGRETPDVTYEDIGGLDDELEQVREMIELPMRHPELFQQLGIEPPKGVLLHGPPGTGKTLMAKAVANEIDAYFTTISGPEIMSKYYGESEEQLREVFEEAEENSPAIVFIDEIDSIAPKRGETQGDVERRVVAQLLSLMDGLEERGQVIVIGATNRVDAIDPALRRGGRFDREIEIGVPDKEGRKEILQVHTRGMPLSEEIDLAGYAENTHGFVGADLASLTKEGAMNALRRIRPELDLESDEIDAEVLEHLEITEKDFKEAMKGIEPSALREVFVEVPDTTWESVGGLEDTKERLRETIQWPLEYPDVFRSMDLEAAKGVLLYGPPGTGKTLLAKAVANEAQSNFISVKGPELLNKFVGESEKGVREVFSKARENAPTVVFFDEIDSIATERGSGQTDSGVGERVVSQLLTELDGIEEMEDVVVVATTNRPDLIDDALLRPGRLDRHVHVPVPDEDARRAIFEVHTRDKPLADDVDLDRLARRTEGYVGADIEAVAREASMAATREFIHSVDPEDIGDSVGNVKVTAEHFEAALDEVGPSVTEETKERYAEIEKRFDTAAPDMEEDKVGRTFQ
- a CDS encoding DUF420 domain-containing protein, whose translation is MQATARNHVGKLTGLLTAVSLALVFGAVGGVIPQRLLPRAPETVVAAIPHVNAAISALAIVTIVAGIRAIRRGDIDRHRQLMLTTFGLFGAFLTLYLYRVVLEGPTDFTGPAAVETYVYFPVLGIHILLAILAIPLVYYVLLLAASYPVGQLRETNHPRAGKAAATLWLISFSLGIVVYAMLYVFW
- a CDS encoding GNAT family N-acetyltransferase translates to MPSPAFIETERTALRPPEREDLDWMQSVFCDERVWGWGTYPQPMTGEQMETFYEDTLADGESVHLLICVDADTDDPGQVQQRTDRVGLVAMTDHEPEQGTAELAYWLDPDAWNQGFATEAASRLVAYGFDQRGLRKWAARVVGGNDRSVAVLERLGFTREGQHRRDWRLDGEWRDTHWFGLLRAEWES
- the purF gene encoding amidophosphoribosyltransferase, with the translated sequence MHEKCGVVGISLRDRNAARPLYYSLYALQHRGQESAGIVTHDGFQQHSHVEMGLVGDAFGPGDLESLNGSNGIGHVRYPTAGSVNACCAQPFSVSFKSGSLGLSHNGNLVNADEIGDELADLGHAFTSDGDTEVIAHDLARNLLEEDLVRAVKRTMERIHGSYSLTIMHDETVLGVRDPEGNRPLCIGELEDGYVLTSESAAIDTLDGELVRDVRPGELVVLHPDGTGYDTYQLIERENTAHCFFEHVYFARPDSTIDESLVYEVRRELGRKLWEESGVESDVVLPVPDSGRAFASGYAEAAQDDGSDIEFAEGLMKNRYVGRTFIMPTQDERERAVRLKLNPIKSTIEGKKVTIIDDSIVRGTTSTQLIGLLRDAGAEEVHVRIGAPPIVAPCYMGIDMASRDELIAGDQSVEEIRDEIESDSLSYLSIDAIAETLETSQTDLCLGCVTGEYPYDIEGEETDRDVVRPDIGGSAAPADD